Genomic DNA from Candidatus Kapaibacterium sp.:
AAGACCGCTGCAACATCGCGCAGCACGAACCGGTCAGCGTATTGGTCATCGGCATTCAGGATGCCGATGATGTCGCCCGTTGCATAGCGCAGCCCCTTGTTCATGGCATCGTAGAGCCCTCGGTCGGGTTCGCTGACGAAGACGCTGAGCCGGTGACGGTAGCGCTCCAGGATGTCGCGGGTGGGTGGGGGGGAGCCACCGTCGATGACGATAGTTTCTACTTCGGCCTCCACCTCCTGGGCGAAGATGGATTCCAGGGCCCGCGCGACACGAGGATCGTTGAGCACAACAGTGATGATGGAGATCCGCATCGCAGAGCGCTCGTCTCCTACAGGCGGCAGCAAAAATACAGAGCTAAGGTCGCCAGTCCGTTTCCTGAGCTCAGCTGGGGCCGATAGCAGTGGTACGTGAGGCATGGCAGACGCTGTCACGTATCCTGCATCACTGACGCAGCGACGGTGGCGCTGGAAGAGCGGGCAACACAGCCCAGTAGTGTTCCAGCTAGGGGTGGACCTCGTTGTGCTCGTGCTTGGGACCCTTGGCTACCTCTGGGTGCGCTTTGGCAGTGGCTGGCTGGACTCCGTGGCTACTCCGACCGGTGAGGAGGTCGTAGCCATCGTCTCAATGCTGACAGGCTACTGGGTGCTGTTGTTCTGGCTCGCAGGGCTCTACCGGAACTGGTACAGCCGTCCGCCGCTGGAGGAGCTATGGGCAGTGGTGCGCTCGGTACTGCTCGGGATAGCCCTGCTATTGGTGCTGGTGTTCTGGGATAGTGGCGATTTCTACCGAAGCAACTTTCGGGCAGTGGCAGGGATCTACGCGGCTTTCCTTGGGATTGGGCTGGGGGCTGGTCGTCTAGCAGTGCGGGCGCTCCAGCGCTCCCTCCGGCAGCGCGGAATCCTCACGATACCAGCCCTCCTGGTGGGAAATCCGCGGGGGGTTGAGCGGTTGCTCGAGGAGTTGCGTCGGATCCCCCATTGGGGCTACCGTCCGCTCGGGGTCGTCCTACCGTCAAGTGGGGTGTCGGAGCAGGAGTGGAACGGCAAGGGCCCTATTCCGGTTCTCGGGACCGTAGCAGTGTTGCGTGAGCTCATCCGCCGATGGGAGCCGGAGGAGCTCCTTCTGGCTTTTCAGCCGCCGGATCCCCAAGAAGTAGGCAAGGTGATGGGTGTTGCTGAAGAGGCTCGGGTAGGGGTCAAGATACTGCCGGAGCTCTACCGGGTCACGTCTGGGCAGGCTCGTATCCGACGCCTCTACGGCACGAGCCTCCTGGAGCTGAACCCGGAGATTCTCAACCCCTGGCAGGCCTTCGTGAAGCGGACCTTGGATATCGTCATCAGCGTCCTGATACTCTTCGTCGGTGCTCCCTTGTGGCTCTTGATCGCGGCTGCGATCTGGGTTGACAGTGGGCGTCCTATCTTCTTCGTCCAGGAGCGGGTTGGACGACATGGGCGCATATTCCGACTCTACAAGTTTCGCACGATGCTGCCCGAGGGGGACCCGAACCGGCTCTGGACACAGCGGGGCGACCCGCGAATCACACGGGTCGGGAGGTGGCTGCGCAAGACGTACTTGGACGAGATCCCGCAGTTCTGGAACGTGCTCAAAGGCGAAATGAGCATCGTTGGTCCTCGGCCAGAGCGACCGTACTACGTGGAGCTCTTTACCCAGATGGTGCCCGAGTACCCTCGCCGGCACTGCGTCAAACCAGGGATTACGGGATGGTGGCAGGTGTGCCGTCGTCAGGAGCTCAACGTGCCGACAGTTGAAGGGGTGCGCTCCCGGTTGGAGATGGACTTCTACTACATCGAGAACCAGTCGCTGGCGCTGGACCTGGAGATTATGCTCCGCACGGTGTGGGTAATGCTCACGGGCAAGGGGGTGTGAAGGGTGAGGACGCTGATTGTCATCCCGACCTACGACGAGCGTGAGAACATCGCGGAGCTCATCCCGGCACTCCTCCGGCTGGAGATGGAGCCGGAGGTACTCGTAGTGGACGACGCTTCGCCGGATGGGACGGCGGAAGAGGTACGACGATGGCAGGAGCGTGTGCCCGGTCGAGTCCATCTCATTGAGCGGCCAGCAAAGTTGGGGCTTGGTTCCGCTTACTGCCAGGGCTTCCAGTGGGCACTCCAGCGGGAGTATGAGGTGGTGGTGCAGATGGACGCGGATTTCTCGCATGATCCTCGGGACGTGCCGCGGCTTGTGGCGGCTTTAGCAAACGCTGATGTAGCACTGGGATCGCGCTACGTCAGTGGGGTCAATGTCGTCAACTGGCCGATGGGACGCTTACTCTTGAGCTGGCTAGCGAATCGGTATACGCGATGGGTCACGGGGATGCCAATTGCTGACGCCACGAGTGGCTTCAAGGCCTTTTGGGCCCGCACTCTCCGCCGCCTCCGGTGGGACCGGATTCGCTCCAATGGCTACGCCTTCCAGATTGAGGTCACCTACCGGCTCTGGCGCTTAGGTTGCCGCATCGTGGAGGTGCCAATTGTCTTCGTAGACCGTCGTAGCGGCTTCTCTAAGCTCAACCGTGGCATCGTCTCGGAGGCCGCATGGATGGTGTGGCGGTTGCGTCTGTCGAGCCTTCTGAGGGATGAGCGTCGCTACTACACCAACCGTTGACGTGCGGGCAGCACTGGCCCAGCCACCGACGTGTGAGCTGTCGGTGGTGATCGTCAGCCACAATGTGGCTGAGTTCCTCCGCCAGTGCCTCCGCTCGCTCCGGCAGGCACTGGCAGGCATCGATGCGGAGGTGCTCGTGGTGGACAATGCCTCCGAAGACGACACTGTTACACGGTTGTCGGCGGAGTTTCCGGAGGTACATTGGATCGCGCTGCCAGCCAACATTGGGTTTGGGAAAGCCAACAACATCGGCATTGCTCAGGCACGGGGACGCTACATCCTGCTGCTGAATCCGGACACCTTGGTACACCCGAACGCCCTACGCACGCTGCTGGACTACATGGCGCACCATCCTGAAGTGGGCATAGCTGGTTGCCGAGTGCTGAATGCTGACGGCACCTTTCAGGAGACCTGTCGGCGTGGGTTCCCGACACCATGGGTATCGTTCACACGGCTCTTCGGCCTCGAGCGGCTGGCACCGCGGTCGCGCCTGTTTGCCCGCTATGCTCAACGGTTCCGGCCAGAGGATGAGGTAGGGTACGCAGAGGTGATTTCCGGTGCCTTCATGCTCTGCCGACGGGAGCTCCTGCAGGAGCTCGGCGGCTTTGATCCAGAGTACTTCCTCTACGGCGAGGACGTTGACCTCTGCTACCGGGCACACCGGGCAGGGTGGCGGATCGGGTACGTAGGAACCGCAACGGTGGTCCACTTCAAAGGGGAGAGTGCCCGGCGCACGACGACCGATGTCATCCATCACTTCTACGATGCGATGCGCATCTTCGTGCGCCAGTACTACGGGCGCTCCCCGATCGCCCCGCTGCTCTACCTAGGGATTGGGCTTCGGAAGCTACTGGCCCGGGCCGTCCAGTTTCCGAATCTGTGGATGCTAGGGATTGCAGACCTCCTAGGAGCCCTTGGAGCGCTCATGGTGGCGACATGGCTACGGTTCGGCAGTCTCTTCGGGCTCCGACCGTATGCCTACCCGACGGTCTTCATCGTGGTGGGAGGACTCATCTTTGGGCTGATGCTGCTCTTCGGGGACTACTTGGAGCGGCGCGTCCGGCTATCCCGGGCTCTACTGGTGTATGCACTCGCCTTCTTTGCCCTAGCATCCCTGACCTACTTCTTCAAGGACTACGCCTTCAGCCGTTGGGTAGTGCTGGGAACGGCTGCGGGGACAGCTCTGTGGGGGATGGGGGTGCGATTGGCGGTGCAGCTTCGGCGCTGGTTGCGCCAGAGTATGGCGCCACGGCGGGTGGCCATCTTGGGCACAGGGGAGGTTGCCCGCAAAGTTGCCGCAACACTATCGGAGGGAGTAGCAGGATTGCCAGGGGTGGTGGTTGTTGGCTTTGTGCAGTATGGGATACGAGCAGAGGCTGATTCAGGATTACCTGTCTTAGGGGAGAGCTCGGAGCTGCCGGCAATTGTGGAGCGATGGCGGATTCAGGAGCTCGTAGCAGCGGAGCCTGATCTGCCTCCCGGAGAGTTGGTCAACATTGTAGAACGGCTGGCGCGGTGGCGCGTTCGGCTCTACATCGTGCACCATCCCGAGGAGCTCTATGTTCAGCGTTTCGTCGGGGAGCTCCTTGGCCAGGAGCCGATGTGGCAGAGGTACCCTCTCCTCCATCCTCGCCTGCGACTGCTGAAGCGCTGCGTGGATATTCTAGTGGCGTCGGGAGCCTTGCTGTTCGGGCTTGCTCTTGTATTTTTGAGGCCCCGGCGAAAGGATTTCCTACGCCGTTGGTGGAATGTGCTGCGTGGCTGGTGGAGTGTCGTTGGCCTCTACCCGCTGGAAGGGACAGCAGGGGAGGCAGGCTTCGGTAAGCCAGGCATTACCGGGTTAGCCCACCTCAGTGGGGGAGCCTCGCTGCCGAAGAACGTGCTCCAGCAACTCAACAACTACTACCTGCGCCACGCTTCTTTTGCACTGGACCTGGAGATCATGCTCAACTATCTCGTGCGGAGGTTTCGCCGTGAGACACGTGCTGGACTTTGAGAAGCCCATCGTGGAGCTAGAGCAGAAGATTGCCGAAATGCGGGCCCTGGCGGCCCAGCTGGACATTGCCGCTGAGGTGGAAGCACTGGAGCGGCAAGTTGAGCAACTCCGTCAGCAGATCTATGCGAACCTCACTCGGTGGCAACGGGTCCAGATCGCCCGCCATCCAGAACGGCCATACACGCTGGACTACATCCAGGCCATCTTTACCGACTTCGTGGAGCTCCATGGCGACCGTTGCGCTGGGGATGACCCCGCTATCGTCGGGGGACTGGCCCGGTTCGAAGGGACGCCGGTCGTTGTCGTCGGGCACCAGAAGGGGCGCACCACTCAAGAGAACCTCCGCCGTAACTTCGGTATGCCGAATCCGGAGGGGTATCGCAAAGCACTGCGCCTCTTCCGTTTGGCGGAGAAGTTCCAGAGGCCGCTGATAACGTTCCTGGATACCCCAGGAGCCTTTCCTGGCATTGAAGCGGAGGAGCGCGGACAAGCTGAGGCGATTGCCCGTAACCTATTCGAAATGGCGCGTCTCAGGACGCCAATCATTGTCGTTGTTATTGGTGAGGGGGGATCCGGCGGGGCACTTGGCATAGGGGTTGGGGACCGGATTCTGATGCTGCAGTATGCCTGGTATTCCGTCATTGCACCGGAGTCTTGTTCCAGCATCCTCTGGCGGAGCTGGGACTTCAAGGAGCAGGCCGCAGAGGAGCTGGAGCTGTGTGCGGAAGATCTTCTGCGGCATGGGGTCATAGACCGTGTTGTCCCTGAGCCTCCTGGGGGAGCTCACCGCAATCCAGCACAGATGTACGATATCCTCCGTGGAGTCTTGCGGGAAGAGCTCCAGAGTTTGAGCCAGGTCCCGATTGAGGAGCTTGTGCGGCAGCGTCAGGAGAAGTTCTTCCGTATGGGGGAGTGGCGAGAAGTCTGAATGATACAGCGGATTCGCCAGTGGTTATGGAGGACTAAGGCATGGATGGAGGCTGCTGCAGCACGTCCAGGAGCTTCGTGGACGTTGTTCGGTCTGGCGTTCTTAGAGGCTTCGGTGTTTCCGATTCCGCCTGATGTAATGCTCATCCCAATGGTGCTGCTGCGCCGGGAGCGTGCCTTTGCAATTGCTGCCATCTGTACGCTCGGCTCTGTCCTCGGGGGGTTGTTTGGCTATGTCATTGGGCACAGTTTCATGGATGTGGTCGGATGGCGGATCGTAGAGCTCTACAATGCCCACCAGTCATGGCAGCAGGTTTCAGAGCTGTACCGGGGAGAGGGAGGGGTGTGGTTTCTCTTGGCCGCGGCCTTCTCCCCGATACCCTACAAGATCGCGACGATTGCTGCAGGGGCTGTAGCCCTCCCGTTGGTTCCCTTCACCGTGGTATCGCTTGTCGGGAGGGCTGCTCGTTTCTTCGTCATTGCTGGGTTGCTGTGGGCCTTTGGGCCCGTTATGCAGCAGTGGATAGAACGATACTTTGACCGCTTGGCGCTAGCCTTTGTTGTGCTCTTGGTGTTGGGCTTCATTGCCCTGCGTTGGGTTGTGTGAGGCTTGTGGTGGAAAGTTCCACGATCGATTGGGTGAGCGGCATGACGACACAACCACCACGGAATGTCAGGGGAGAAGACGCTGGTGGCACTCGGGAAGGAGGGCGTCCGCAACGGTATTTCCGCCATCGGAAGAAGTTCCGGCGTGATGCTCGGCAACGGGAGGGTACGCTGTCTGCAGCTCGGGGGCTTTCGTCATCGTCCGGCTGGAAGCGAAGGGGAGATTTCCAAGCGCGACGGAAGCGAGCACTGCGCCGCCAGCGCACCCAAGCGCGCCGTCCGCGAGTCAAGAGGGCTCCGCCTGAACCGCATCCGATGAGCTTAGCACGCGCCCTCGGGCGGCTGAAGTATGCTTCCCGTGCCGTTGCCCTGCAGCTCATCCGAGAAGGCCGAGTCCAGGTCAATGGGGAGACGGTACTGGAACCCAACACGCAAGTGCGCATCCATCGCGACACCATTGTCGTGGACGGGATAGAGCTCATCTTCCCGCCGGTAGAGCAGTATACAGTGGTCTTCCATAAGCCGCGCCACGTCTCTGGCTCGAAAGAGCTGGGGATGCCGACGGTCTACGAGTACTTGCCGAAGCGGCGGGGAGGATACTTCCCATGTGGGCGGCTGACAAAGTTTGCCAGTGGGCTCGTTCTCTTCAGTTCTGACCCGGTCCACCGTAATCCCGAGCGCTCTCCTGTGAGCTTGGTGGAGAAGGAGTACCATGTCAAGGTCCATCGCCACGTCGAGAAGCGGGAGTTGGAACAGCTTACAGAAGAGCTACGACGGATGTCGCAGTACAATGTCCAAGCTCGTGTGGAGCTGTTGCAGGAAAACTCCCGCACTTGCTGGTTGCGGATCGTGGCCCGGCAGTTACCGCTGGCCTTCCTCCACCGGCTGCTAAAGGCTGCCAAGTTGGAGGTCCTCCATCTCCATCGTTACCGGCTAGGGTTCCTGACGACAGACTCACTTCCCGTTGGAGCTTGGCGGCGCCTGCGGGCTGAAGAATTGGCGAAGCTCGAGGAGGACGTGCCGAGGGTCTTGGATACAGTAGAACAGAAAGCCCCGGCTTGGTATCAGCTCTACCGCTGGCTAGGTCGCTAATGGGCTCGGCACTTACGGCAAGAGTAGACGCCAACGCCGGCTAAGTCCTTGGGGGCTCTGGAGCTCAGCGAGATAGACTCCACGGGCGAGTCCAGAGAGGCTCAGTGTCGTTGGTCCCGCAGGTAGAAGGCAGTGGAGTGCGGTCTGGCCTGTTAGGGTTGTCAACCGTAGAGTCCCGCTCCAAGGGAGTACCAGATGCCATTCGCGAGCTTGCAGCCATACCGCTTCCAGCGTCTTGACGGCAGGAGAAGCGATCGAGAGTTCGGGTTCCCAGGCGTAAAGGCCTAGTTCTGTTGCGGCGTAGAGGGTTCCTGTGGGAGAGTACTTCAGCCGCCAGACACGGCGGAGGAGGGTGTCGCCGGGTAACCATGGGATGGCAGAGTCGTGTGCTAGCCACGTACGACTTCCGCTGCGCCATGTTCGGAGGATTCCGGAGCCTGGGACGAGCGGGCGACCTAGGGTGTCGGGGTAGAGCGTAAAACCGCCAACGGTAACCTCCAACTCCGTCCCGCGCCAGAATGGTGCCACGGCCCATAGGCTGGTGTCCCGGAAAGCAATGAGTTGCCACGATCGGCCCCCATCCGTGGTGCTGTAGAGGCCTCCATTGGGCCGTCCACCGATTGTGGTGTCGAACAGAAAAGTGACGGCTAGGAACCCCAGCTGTGGCTGCTGTGGGACAAACACAATGTCCGGGATTTCCGACTCTTGCGGGTACCCTGGCAGCCAGAGATGTGCCAGCCGGCGCCACGTATGCCAGTCCTCAGAGACGAAGAGGGTGCCGTCACACCGTGCCAGCACCAAGTAGAGGCTGTCCCAGCGGACTGTGAGCGCACAGTTTGGGATAGGCTCCGTCATTGGGGAGAGGGTATCCCACGTCTGTCCGCCGTCGGTCGAGCGGTACAGGCGTGGAGGTGTCCATCCAGGCCCGATGTACTCGGTCAGCACGATCGTGTCGGGGTGGAGGGGATGGGCGACGATAGAGGCTCCGCTCGGGAGGATAAAGGCATGCTCGGGCACCAGCACATCCTGCCAAGAGTTCCCGCCATCGCTACTGCGGACAAGCTTTCCAAATCCAGACCCCCCTACCAGGAGGACGGCGGTGTCTTGGGGGTGAATGAAGACGTCCAGAAACTGTGCTGCACCTCCAGGGAAGTCGATGGTGAGCGTATCCCACGACTGCCCGCCATCATAGGAACGGTAGAGTCGGTGTCCCAATCCGCCAGCGTACACGGTTCTCGGGTTTAGGGGGTTGAGAGCAATCGTGAAGACGGGCGCATCTAACAGTCGGCTCCATCGTCCTTCTGGGGGCATTCCGTGGCCGGCGGTAGAAGCCAGTAGGCATGCAAGGACTAGCGAGCGTCGCATGCTGCCCGTTGGGTGGTACGAGCACTCTGCGAAAATAGGGCAGCTGGTGCTGTGAGGGATGGCGCCGCAACGGCGGTAATTTTGCCTCGTGCTGCATGCGAGTTGCCGTGCTGACGAATATTGCCAGCCCGTACCGGATTCCGCTCTTCAATGCCGTTGCCGAGCGGATTGAGGGTGAGCTCTATGTAATCTGTGCAGCAGAGACAGAGCCATGGCGACTGTGGCAACAGCAGGATCAGGAGTACCGCTTCCAGCTCTCAGTACTGCCAGGACTCCACTGGGCATGGCAGCAGCGGGAGTGGTTCCCGCATCTGAATTGGGGGCTTGGGGGAATGCTGCGGCGCCTCCAGCCAGCAGTGCTGGTCATCGGTGGATACGAGCAGCCCATCTACTGGAGAGGGCTCCTGTATGCGCGTCGGCATCGGATACCTGTTGTGCTGTGGTATGAGTCATGGCGTGGTAGTGCCCGTGCCCGGGGCGGCCCCATATTCGCTGTCAAGCGGTTCTTCGTGCGGCGAACAACTGTCGGCTTAGCATTAGGAACTCCTGCTGCAGCATGGCTTCGGGAGATTCACGGCGGGGACTACCCCGTTGTGGTCGGGCTCAACACGGTGGACATGGACTTCTTCCGACGGGAGGTGTTCTTAGCGCGTTCTGATGCTGAGTTCCAGGCTCGTCGTGCTCAGTATCCGCCACTACTGTTGCTCTATGTTGGGAGCTTCATCCCGCGGAAGAACGTCGCACTGCTCCTGAAGGCTCTCTGGGAGCTGGGGGCGCCTGACGTGGGGCTCCTCTTGGTCGGGACGGGGCCGCAAGAGGCAGAGCTGCGTCAGTTGTGCCGTTGGTATGGGCTGGAAGGTCGGGTCTTCTTTGAGGGCTTCCGGCAGCAGTGGGAGCTACCTTACTACTACGCGTTGGCAGATGCGCTCGTCCTGCCGTCGGTGTTGGAGGTGTGGGGATTGGTGGTCAACGAAGCTCTGGCTTCGGGACTCTTCGTTGTCGCCTCTGCAGCTGTTGGTGCCGCCTACGACCTCATCCAGCCGGGATGGAATGGACAGGTGTTCGAGCCTACGGACCTTCCGGGGCTGGTTCGTATCCTCCGATGGGTGCGAGAGCATCGAGAGGAATTGCAGGAGCGCCGATCTGCGGTGAGCGAGTGGGCCTGTCGAGAATTTGGGATTGAGCGAGCTGCTGACCGTTTCGTGGCAGCACTGCAGATGGCGTTGCAGTATCGGCGGACCATGGCGGAAAGCAATTGAGGGAGGTGAGCATTCGTTTCCGAACCGAAAGGGAACAGTCGCGGTGGCTGATGGACGGAAGGAAGCGGCGTAGGGCTGTTAGGCGTCTAGGCCGTTCCTTGTGGATTGCGGCATTGTTGGGATTCGAGAGCGCTGTTCTCTGGGGCTGCTCGACAGAGCGAGTAGAGTCGGCAGAGGGTGTCGTGGTGACGACGAGCATTCTGGGGGATGCGGTCCGTGCCATCGTCCAGGCGGATGTCCCTGTCCGCGTGCTGATGGGACCAGGGGTAGACCCGCATCTGTACAAGCCCACGTTGGAGGATGTCCAGGCGCTACAGCGGGCGGCCTGCGTTGTTGCCCACGGCCTGCGGCTTGAGGGCAAGATGGAGGAGGTACTGCAGGAGGTTGCGCGACGGAAACCGGTTGTGTTTGCAGCGGAGTTGGCTCCAAAGGATTCGCTACGCCGCCTGGCTGAAGGTGTGTACGACCCACACCTGTGGCTGGACGTGCGGCTCTGGCGTGAAGTCGTGCTGCGGGTAGCCGATACGCTTGGGAAGCTCTTCCCGGAGCGGCGACAACGGTGGGAACAGCGGGCACTACAGTATGCGCAACGCCTGGATACCCTGGATCGGTGGGTCCGGGGCCAGATTGAGCGAATCCCACCGCAGTTTCGCCTGCTGGTGACGGTCCACGATGCCTTCAGCTACTTCGGACGGGCATATGGGTTGGAGACGTTGTCACTCCAGGGGATCTCGACAGCGGCGGAGTTTGGGCTGCACGATATGGTGCGCGTGGCCGAAGTAGTGGTGCGTCGCCGCTTACCGGCCGTCTTTACGGAGAGTGCGCTGCCAGCCCGGTTGATGGAGAATGTCGTTGCCATTGCCCGGCAGCAGGGGTGGTCGGTGCGGATCGGTGGTGAGCTCTTCTCTGACGCCCTTGGCCCCTCGGGCAGTGGGGCTGAGACGTACGAGGGGATGGTCCGGAAGAACGTGGGTACGATAGTGGCAGGTCTGCTTGGAGCTGGGCTATGAACGCCGTTGAGTGCTATGACGTTGCCGTTGAGTGCCGTGACGTCACGGTGCTCTATGGCCGACGGGTCGCGCTGTGGGGGATCACTGCTTCGATTCCGGCGGGGCGTCTTACTGCGGTGGTTGGCCCGAACGGGGCGGGGAAGTCAACGTTCCTGAAGGCCCTGGTTGGCTTGGTGCCGCTGCAGCGGGGTAGTGTTCGTGTCTTCGGGATGCTGCCGAAGCAGGCGCGTTCGGTCGTGAGCTATATGCCGCAGCGGGAGAGCGTGGACTGGGACTTCCCGCTAACGGTGCTGGATGTGGTGCTCATGGGGCGGTATGGCCAGCTTGGGCTCTTCCGGCGACCCACTCCGCGGGATTACGAGCGAGCATGGGAGGCTCTTAGGACCGTTGGGATGGAGGCCTACGCGCATCGGCATTTGAGCGAGCTCTCCGGTGGGCAGCAGCAGCGCGTCTTCTTGGCCCGGGCCCTTGCGCAGGATGCCCAGCTCTACCTGATGGACGAGCCGTTTGCTGGAGTGGATGCTGCCACCGAAGAGCTCCTGCTGCAGAGCCTCCAAGAGCTGCGTGCCCAGGGTAAGACGGTGGTCGTCGTCCATCACGACCTCCACGTCGTGGCCAGCTTCTTCGAGTGGATCATCCTGCTCAACCTACGCTTGGTTGCCGCTGGCTGGGTTACAGAGGTCCTCACGGACCGCTATCTCCGCGAGGCATACGGTGGGCGTGCGGAAATCCTCAGCGAAGTCGTCCAGCAGGTTGCCCACGCCCGAGAAGCGCTGCGGCATAAGGGGCGATGATGGGGTGGGAGCTCTTCTTGCAGGGACCACTCTTTGCTGTCTTCCTTGGCAATGCCTTCATAGCCGTCGGAGGTGCCGTCGTTGGGACCTTTGCAGTGCTGCGGCGTGAGGGGATGCTGGCGGATGTGTTGGCGCATGCTGTCGTGCCGGGTATTGGATTCGCGTACCTGCTATCGGCGCAGAAGGAGCTGCCTATGCTAGCACTGGGGGCATTCCTGACGGCACTGGCGGCAGCAGGAGCGGTTGAGCTACTTCGCCGGATGGCACGCCTTTCCGAGGACAGTCGCTTAGGAGTGGTGCTGGCTGCCTCTTTCGGGCTGGGGATTGTCTTGTTGACGCTGCTACAGAGCCGTCAGGGACCGGACCAGACAGGACTGTGGCGATTCCTCTTTGGGCAGGCAGCGGCCGTCAGAGTAGAGGACCTGCCACTCATTGTGGCCGTGACGGCGCTGTCCCTTCTCTTCGTTGCCATCGCTTTCAGAGAGCTTGTGGCAATGGCGTTCGATGCCGAGTTCCTGCGAGCGCTCCCGCTGCCACTACAGTGGGTGGAGGTTGGCTATCGGGTTGCAGTCGTTGCCATCACAGTGGTAGGAATCCAGAGCGTTGGAGCGCTTCTCATCGTGGGGCTGTTCGTGCTTCCGCCGATGGCAGCGCGGCTGTGGGTACGACGTGTGCCAGGGATGCTGGTGGGGAGCGTTGCAGTGGCGCTGGGGGCTGTCGTGGTCGGTTTGGGATTGTCGTGGAATCTCCCCTATGTTGCAACGGGTCCGGTCATCGTGACAGCAGCGGCAGGGATGGTGTTGCTCTCGCACCTCTTTGCTCCGCACCGTGGAGTGCTGGCACGGGCGTGGGGGTACGGGATGCGATGGTTACGGCGCTGGGATGAGCATGCCCACAAGCTGCTCTACTACGGCATAGAGCGGAGTGGTGGGGAGTGTTGGGAGGGACCCATACTACGGCCGGAGTACGGAGGGAGCCGTGCCGGGGCTGTGCTCGTGCTCGTATGGCTGTGGCTTCGAGGCTCAATACGGTGGGAGGGTCGCAGGCGCTGGCGGGTGACCAAGCTCGGGCATAGGAGGGCCTGCCAGATTGTCCGTCGCCATCGCCTCTGGGAGCTGTACTTGGAGCGCTTCTTCGGTGTGCCAGCCGACCGCGTCCACCTCGAGGCCGAGCTCGTAGAGCATGTGCTCTCTCCGGAGATCGAGGAGCGACTCCAAGAGCTGCTCC
This window encodes:
- a CDS encoding polyprenol monophosphomannose synthase, producing MRTLIVIPTYDERENIAELIPALLRLEMEPEVLVVDDASPDGTAEEVRRWQERVPGRVHLIERPAKLGLGSAYCQGFQWALQREYEVVVQMDADFSHDPRDVPRLVAALANADVALGSRYVSGVNVVNWPMGRLLLSWLANRYTRWVTGMPIADATSGFKAFWARTLRRLRWDRIRSNGYAFQIEVTYRLWRLGCRIVEVPIVFVDRRSGFSKLNRGIVSEAAWMVWRLRLSSLLRDERRYYTNR
- a CDS encoding glycosyltransferase family 4 protein, which codes for MRVAVLTNIASPYRIPLFNAVAERIEGELYVICAAETEPWRLWQQQDQEYRFQLSVLPGLHWAWQQREWFPHLNWGLGGMLRRLQPAVLVIGGYEQPIYWRGLLYARRHRIPVVLWYESWRGSARARGGPIFAVKRFFVRRTTVGLALGTPAAAWLREIHGGDYPVVVGLNTVDMDFFRREVFLARSDAEFQARRAQYPPLLLLYVGSFIPRKNVALLLKALWELGAPDVGLLLVGTGPQEAELRQLCRWYGLEGRVFFEGFRQQWELPYYYALADALVLPSVLEVWGLVVNEALASGLFVVASAAVGAAYDLIQPGWNGQVFEPTDLPGLVRILRWVREHREELQERRSAVSEWACREFGIERAADRFVAALQMALQYRRTMAESN
- a CDS encoding DedA family protein, whose product is MIQRIRQWLWRTKAWMEAAAARPGASWTLFGLAFLEASVFPIPPDVMLIPMVLLRRERAFAIAAICTLGSVLGGLFGYVIGHSFMDVVGWRIVELYNAHQSWQQVSELYRGEGGVWFLLAAAFSPIPYKIATIAAGAVALPLVPFTVVSLVGRAARFFVIAGLLWAFGPVMQQWIERYFDRLALAFVVLLVLGFIALRWVV
- a CDS encoding S4 domain-containing protein, coding for MTTQPPRNVRGEDAGGTREGGRPQRYFRHRKKFRRDARQREGTLSAARGLSSSSGWKRRGDFQARRKRALRRQRTQARRPRVKRAPPEPHPMSLARALGRLKYASRAVALQLIREGRVQVNGETVLEPNTQVRIHRDTIVVDGIELIFPPVEQYTVVFHKPRHVSGSKELGMPTVYEYLPKRRGGYFPCGRLTKFASGLVLFSSDPVHRNPERSPVSLVEKEYHVKVHRHVEKRELEQLTEELRRMSQYNVQARVELLQENSRTCWLRIVARQLPLAFLHRLLKAAKLEVLHLHRYRLGFLTTDSLPVGAWRRLRAEELAKLEEDVPRVLDTVEQKAPAWYQLYRWLGR
- a CDS encoding acetyl-CoA carboxylase carboxyltransferase subunit alpha; the encoded protein is MRHVLDFEKPIVELEQKIAEMRALAAQLDIAAEVEALERQVEQLRQQIYANLTRWQRVQIARHPERPYTLDYIQAIFTDFVELHGDRCAGDDPAIVGGLARFEGTPVVVVGHQKGRTTQENLRRNFGMPNPEGYRKALRLFRLAEKFQRPLITFLDTPGAFPGIEAEERGQAEAIARNLFEMARLRTPIIVVVIGEGGSGGALGIGVGDRILMLQYAWYSVIAPESCSSILWRSWDFKEQAAEELELCAEDLLRHGVIDRVVPEPPGGAHRNPAQMYDILRGVLREELQSLSQVPIEELVRQRQEKFFRMGEWREV
- a CDS encoding sugar transferase gives rise to the protein MADAVTYPASLTQRRWRWKSGQHSPVVFQLGVDLVVLVLGTLGYLWVRFGSGWLDSVATPTGEEVVAIVSMLTGYWVLLFWLAGLYRNWYSRPPLEELWAVVRSVLLGIALLLVLVFWDSGDFYRSNFRAVAGIYAAFLGIGLGAGRLAVRALQRSLRQRGILTIPALLVGNPRGVERLLEELRRIPHWGYRPLGVVLPSSGVSEQEWNGKGPIPVLGTVAVLRELIRRWEPEELLLAFQPPDPQEVGKVMGVAEEARVGVKILPELYRVTSGQARIRRLYGTSLLELNPEILNPWQAFVKRTLDIVISVLILFVGAPLWLLIAAAIWVDSGRPIFFVQERVGRHGRIFRLYKFRTMLPEGDPNRLWTQRGDPRITRVGRWLRKTYLDEIPQFWNVLKGEMSIVGPRPERPYYVELFTQMVPEYPRRHCVKPGITGWWQVCRRQELNVPTVEGVRSRLEMDFYYIENQSLALDLEIMLRTVWVMLTGKGV
- a CDS encoding glycosyltransferase — protein: MSVATTPTVDVRAALAQPPTCELSVVIVSHNVAEFLRQCLRSLRQALAGIDAEVLVVDNASEDDTVTRLSAEFPEVHWIALPANIGFGKANNIGIAQARGRYILLLNPDTLVHPNALRTLLDYMAHHPEVGIAGCRVLNADGTFQETCRRGFPTPWVSFTRLFGLERLAPRSRLFARYAQRFRPEDEVGYAEVISGAFMLCRRELLQELGGFDPEYFLYGEDVDLCYRAHRAGWRIGYVGTATVVHFKGESARRTTTDVIHHFYDAMRIFVRQYYGRSPIAPLLYLGIGLRKLLARAVQFPNLWMLGIADLLGALGALMVATWLRFGSLFGLRPYAYPTVFIVVGGLIFGLMLLFGDYLERRVRLSRALLVYALAFFALASLTYFFKDYAFSRWVVLGTAAGTALWGMGVRLAVQLRRWLRQSMAPRRVAILGTGEVARKVAATLSEGVAGLPGVVVVGFVQYGIRAEADSGLPVLGESSELPAIVERWRIQELVAAEPDLPPGELVNIVERLARWRVRLYIVHHPEELYVQRFVGELLGQEPMWQRYPLLHPRLRLLKRCVDILVASGALLFGLALVFLRPRRKDFLRRWWNVLRGWWSVVGLYPLEGTAGEAGFGKPGITGLAHLSGGASLPKNVLQQLNNYYLRHASFALDLEIMLNYLVRRFRRETRAGL